Proteins found in one Lagopus muta isolate bLagMut1 chromosome 18, bLagMut1 primary, whole genome shotgun sequence genomic segment:
- the UNK gene encoding RING finger protein unkempt homolog isoform X6, with protein sequence MEMAAWLSMAVEERMSKIKKERVEESLGNRKRRRKIWDQAAEKDRGGKQCAVEQSYLKEFRTEQCPLFVQHKCTQHRPYTCFHWHFVNQRRRRSIRRRDGTFNYSPDIYCTKYDETTGICPEGDECPFLHRTTGDTERRYHLRYYKTGICIHETDSKGNCTKNGVHCAFAHGPHDLRSPVYDIRELQAMEALQNGQTTSEGGIEGQSAVAASHAMIEKILSEEPRWQDTTYVLGNYKTEQCKKPPRLCRQGYACPYYHNSKDRRRSPRKHKYRSSPCPSVKHGDEWGDPSKCENGDSCQYCHTRTEQQFHPEIYKSTKCNDMQQSGSCPRGPFCAFAHVEQPPLNEDLQQSSAVSSPTQAGPVMYMPSAAGDSVPVSPSSPHAPDLSNVWNKSGTLPTSPTSTTILCRNSSLGSPSNICGSPPGAIGKPHSLESIGFPPDSVTAAGSYKKAPGFEREDQVGAEYLKSFKCQQAKMKSHSLEHRSQEQPLLQPKQDILGILPVGSPLTSSISSSITSSLAATPPSPAGTSSIPGMNANALPFYPTSDTVESVIGGSLLQSSAPVNIPGSLGSSASFHSASPSPPVSLSSHFLHQPQGHLSQSENTFLGTSASHGSLGLNGMNSSIWEHFASGSFSPSTSPAFLSGPGAAELARLRQELDEANGTIKQWEESWKQAKQACDAWKKEAEEANDRANTANMECELAREQREALELQVKKLQEELERIHTGQDPQFLRSFSDLETLSLSSLYTLQKQLRANLEKVDKAVFQMQSVKCLKCQEENRVVLPCQHAVLCETCAEEGECPICHPNRPHALQS encoded by the exons ATGGAGATGGCAGCATGGCTAAGCATGGCTGTGGAAGAAAGGATGTCAAAGatcaagaaagaaagagtgGAAGAAAGCTTAGGAaataggaagagaaggaggaagattTGGGACCAAGCAGCTGAAAAGgacagaggaggaaaacagtgcGCTGTGGAACAAAG TTACCTGAAGGAGTTCCGCACAGAGCAGTGCCCTCTCTTCGTGCAGCACAAGTGCACTCAGCACCGGCCCTACACTTGCTTCCATTGGCACTTTGTCAACCAGCGCCGTCGCAGATCTATCCGCCGTCGGGATGGGACATTTAACTACAGCCCTGACATTTACTGTACCAAGTATGATGAGACCACAGGAATCTGCCCAGAAGGAGACGA ATGTCCCTTCTTGCATAGAACTACTGGAGACACAGAGAGGAGGTATCACTTACGCTATTACAAAACTGGAATCTGCATCCATGAGACAGACTCCAAGGGAAACTGCACAAAGAATGGAGTCCACTGTGCTTTTGCTCATGGGCCCCATGATTTACGCTCTCCTGTGTATGACATCAG GGAGCTTCAGGCCATGGAGGCTTTGCAGAATGGTCAGACTACATCAGAAGGTGGCATAGAGGGTCAATCTGCAGTTGCTGCTAGCCATGCTATGATAGAGAAAATACTCAGTGAGGAGCCAAGGTGGCAAG ATACAACGTATGTATTGGGAAATTACAAGACAGAGCAGTGTAAGAAGCCTCCTCGTCTCTGTCGCCAGGGTTATGCCTGTCCATACTATCACAATAGCAAAGACAGAAGAAGGAGCCCAAGGAAACACAAATACAG ATCTTCACCGTGTCCCAGTGTGAAACATGGAGATGAGTGGGGAGATCCTAGTAAGTGTGAAAATGGAGACTCGTGCCAATACTGCCACACTCGCACAGAACAGCAGTTCCATCCAGAG ATCTACAAATCCACCAAGTGCAATGATATGCAGCAGTCTGGCAGCTGTCCCCGAGGACCCTTCTGTGCCTTTGCACACGTAGAAC agcCTCCACTCAATGAAGACCTACAGCAATCCTCAGCTGTGTCCAGCCCCACGCAGGCAGGCCCAGTGATGTATATGCCATCAGCAGCTGGTGATTCTGTTCCAGTCAGCCCTTCCAGTCCACATGCTCCAGACCTTAGCAAT GTGTGGAATAAATCAGGAACTCTGCCAACTAGCCCCACCTCCACCACA ATTCTTTGTAGGAACAGCAGTCTCGGAAGCCCATCTAATATATGTGGGTCTCCTCCTGGCGCGATTGGAAAGCCACACAGCCTGGAGAGCATTGGTTTTCCTCCAGATTCAGtaacagcagctggcagctaCAAGAAAGCACCGGGGTTTGAGCGAGAAGATCAGGTGGGGGCCGAGTATTTGAAGAGTTTCAAATGCCAG CAAGCAAAAATGAAGTCCCATTCACTGGAACACAGGAGCCAGGAGCAACCTTTGTTACAGCCCAAACAG GACATACTGGGTATTCTCCCAGTAGGGAGCCCACTGACATCCAGCATCTCCTCCAGTATCACCTCCAGCCTGGCTGCAACACCACCAAGCCCCGCTGGCACCAGCAGCATACCAGGCATGAATGCCAATGCCCTTCCTTTCTACCCAACCAGTGACACCGTTGAGTCTGTCATAG GTGGGAGTTTGCTGCAAAGTTCTGCTCCTGTAAATATCCCCGGCTCCCTTGGAAGCTCTGCCTCCTTTCACTCTGCCTCTCCTTCTCCACCGGTCAGCCTCTCATCGCATTTCCTCCATCAGCCCCAGGGACACTTAAGCCAATCAGAAAACACGTTCCTGGGGACATCAGCTTCTCATGGATCATTAG GTTTAAATGGGATGAACAGCAGCATATGGGAACACTTTGCTTCGGGGAGTTTTTCGCCCAGTACCTCACCTGCATTTCTGTCAGGTCCAGGTGCTGCGGAGCTGGCACGGCTACGGCAAGAACTGGATGAAGCCAACGGCACAATAAAGCAGTGGGAAGAGTCTTGGAAACAAGCCAAGCAG GCTTGTGATGCTTGGAAAAAGGAGGCAGAGGAAGCAAACGATCGCGCCAACACAGCTAACATGGAATGTGAACTGGCTCGGGAGCAGAGGGAAGCCTTGGAACTGCAAGTGAAGAAActacaggaggagctggagaggATCCACACAGGCCAGGACCCTCAGTTTCTGCGCTCCTTCTCTGACCTGGAAACCCTCTCACTCTCTTCACTTTACACCCTCCAGAAGCAGTTGCGGGCAAACCTGGAGAAGGTCGATAAG